From the Theileria equi strain WA chromosome 4 map unlocalized gcontig_1105316255041, whole genome shotgun sequence genome, one window contains:
- a CDS encoding signal peptide containing protein (encoded by transcript BEWA_048680A), with translation MKVLFALVPLAALLAGFSSANLVLDLKHPEKVSGQYHDYDHLGLKVGIFRPSYNTKVTSIKFDSQGIWKAADDGVQHLLELVVFYKCMGIGLAHVTFYAGFNDKRKVLLGYSHSSSDMAPVTDEAFYKKLLSYAKPAEPKHPELPAHDVFFKLNKLLSGEEELGEAPKVEAPAGEDVSDEL, from the coding sequence ATGAAGGTCCTTTTCGCTCTTGTTCCACTCGCTGCCCTTTTGGCAGGTTTTTCCTCCGCTAACCTCGTCTTGGACCTCAAGCACCCCGAAAAGGTCTCGGGCCAGTACCACGACTACGACCATCTCGGCCTAAAGGTTGGAATCTTCAGACCTTCGTACAACACCAAGGTCACTTCCATCAAGTTTGACTCGCAGGGTATCTGGAAGGCCGCGGACGACGGCGTTCAGCACCTCCTGGAGCTCGTTGTGTTCTACAAGTGCATGGGCATTGGTCTTGCACATGTGACCTTCTACGCTGGCTTCAACGACAAGAGAAAGGTCCTCCTCGGATACTCTCACAGCAGCTCTGACATGGCACCAGTCACTGATGAGGCCTTTTACAAGAAGCTCCTCTCATACGCTAAGCCTGCAGAGCCCAAGCACCCAGAGCTCCCAGCCCACGACGTCTTCTTCAAGCTCAACAAGTTACTCAGCGGCGAGGAAGAGCTCGGTGAAGCTCCCAAGGTCGAGGCTCCAGCTGGTGAGGACGTCTCTGATGAACTCTGA
- a CDS encoding signal peptide containing protein (encoded by transcript BEWA_048690A) → MRVSIIAPILATIQLCSAGWPCCLKGTDDNRDGEGYTLLTHTDGCDVTYGTCVDENASICPSEGGEAQAPIDLEVLDISRPDPQIFHSFDYYYDDVEARLIVPQRRLCIAKIMNGSEPVWMSSFRKTTEYIKVYLRNGAPELVNTVVSVIPTLHNTYFELNDGKWTHSLETHLDKFKTLKVIPASFHSFSLNISVIKDTEHCTSFEVVILGTSTRYFFPKYSHYAVRVQDGEKALWTSDGHSKCISCTIFTYPSGKQQLVIELVGIKGSDFRYFDRAGRRWKKVTRKAFIKNKKKEMGNSK, encoded by the coding sequence ATGAGGGTCAGCATTATAGCGCCCATTCTGGCTACCATCCAGCTCTGCAGTGCAGGCTGGCCGTGTTGTCTCAAGGGTACTGATGATAACCGCGACGGAGAAGGATACACCCTCTTGACTCACACGGATGGTTGTGATGTCACCTATGGCACATGTGTAGATGAGAATGCATCAATCTGCCCTTCTGAAGGTGGTGAGGCCCAAGCTCCTATAGATTTGGAGGTCCTTGACATTTCTAGACCTGACCCGcaaattttccattcctttGACTATTACTACGACGATGTTGAGGCGAGGCTAATTGTGCCTCAAAGGAGGCTATGTATCGCTAAAATAATGAACGGAAGTGAGCCGGTATGGATGTCCTCTTTTCGCAAAACTACCGAGTACATTAAAGTATACCTAAGGAATGGAGCACCGGAGCTTGTCAACACTGTAGTATCTGTCATTCCCACGCTACACAACACCTATTTTGAACTTAACGACGGCAAGTGGACCCACTCTTTGGAGACTCACCTCGACAAGTTTAAAACATTAAAGGTGATTCCGGCATCTTTTCACAGCTTCTCCCTCAACATTTCTGTGATCAAGGATACTGAACACTGCACAAGTTTTGAAGTTGTCATTCTAGGGACTTCCACTCGCTACTTTTTCCCAAAGTATAGTCACTATGCCGTCAGAGTccaagatggagaaaaggCTCTTTGGACGAGTGACGGCCACTCAAAATGCATATCATGCACTATATTCACCTATCCAAGTGGTAAGCAACAATTGGTCATTGAGTTGGTCGGCATAAAGGGCTCAGATTTCAGGTACTTTGATAGAGCGGGCAGACGATGGAAAAAAGTCACTAGAAAAGCTTTCATAAAGAACAAGAAAAAGGAAATGGGTAACTCAAAATGA
- a CDS encoding conserved hypothetical protein (encoded by transcript BEWA_048700A) — MDGGTFLWKNKDGNHCTHVTVLTHEITHANIYLKNEEGIRSCFYLEKSGGEWKQTTGKEFYSRLHSVVKRNEDFDHVTLDISKTQDPRVFYVNKTPDFPFAVYAANSKCRIKKIKNGWTTTIWKDRAKNKGCMYVSFYPRKDPKWAYLLFLNSDGFREEFLGKTGILGKWNIKTREEYLEGIRKAGFKESEFNNHITMDLSKPSDSFHTHSYIAGSCSERLFTPLPGLLLTSVIDGNSAVWTAKDGEYCTYADVYHYNNKPLAGFLLVKDNQGKRKVLYFAKSGAEWISVDKEGYFSVTSGNDPLDPPKEVVHELTMSSFKNKQGLRLTSYASRVENAKGDIILIHGFRGYFIGFNLVNLEWNYRHLDFPTYSYAPPFGGYKPSPEPNPMEMYRHIFENPAIRGDCIKASPRYDYRGGFVEALNRLGYNVYGFDLQSQGLSESVSAPRCHVRSYKDYIYDLLQFISIVKRGKFDDSSEKWNEKVVYENTPTDKKTFLLGFSMGGNISMRAIQEFYKHAKEGAKSVDGLIGLSAMLSLEHYVATWTKWIMIQFYKLYAWSFPTWENSHDKLSRHGESFGNFTRHSDPFFLSTRMLLHTSRLLFSATEDANKDENMAHYPKDLPTLFLHTKDDARCNANGPRKMVNEKLKESKVAKFVELEGACHYLNSYQLSRAVIPHVKEFLDQYAYYFISH; from the coding sequence ATGGATGGTGGCACATTtctctggaagaataaggatggaaaccATTGCACTCATGTAACAGTTTTAACGCATGAAATCACCCATGCCAACATTTACttaaagaatgaagaaggCATCAGGAGCTGCTTCTACCTCGAGAAGAGTggtggagaatggaaacaGACTACCGGGAAGGAGTTCTACAGCCGACTCCACTCCGTGGTCAAGAGGAATGAAGACTTCGATCATGTAACTTTGGACATTAGTAAAACTCAGGATCCGAGAGTGTTCTACGTAAACAAGACGCCAGACTTTCCCTTTGCAGTATACGCTGCCAATAGTAAATGCAGGATCAAAaagataaagaatggatggaCTACCACAATTTGGAAGGACAGGGCCAAGAATAAGGGCTGCATGTATGTCTCATTCTATCCTAGAAAGGATCCAAAGTGGGCTTACCTACTCTTTCTAAATTCGGATGGTTTCAGGGAGGAGTTTCTGGGTAAAACAGGCATCCTtggaaaatggaatatTAAGACAAGAGAGGAATACCTGGAGGGAATAAGGAAAGCCGGATTTAAGGAATCTGAGTTTAATAATCACATTACGATGGACCTCTCAAAACCGAGTGATTCATTCCACACACACTCTTACATTGCCGGCAGCTGTTCAGAACGATTATTTACTCCACTTCCAGGTCTTCTTCTCACCAGTGTTATAGATGGCAATAGTGCAGTATGGACGGCAAAGGACGGAGAGTATTGCACTTATGCCGATGTCTACCATTATAATAACAAACCACTTGCTGGATTCCTGTTGGTCAAAGACAACCAGGGCAAGCGGAAGGTTTTATACTTTGCCAAGAGCGGTGCTGAGTGGATTAGTGTAGACAAAGAGGGCTACTTTTCCGTAACTTCCGGTAATGACCCTCTGGATCCACCCAAAGAGGTTGTCCATGAATTGACCATGAGtagttttaagaataagCAAGGCCTCAGACTCACAAGTTATGCCTCTAGAGTAGAGAATGCCAAGGGAGATATCATTCTTATTCATGGATTCCGCGGATACTTTATAGGCTTTAATCTAGTGAATCTAGAATGGAATTATAGGCATTTAGACTTTCCAACCTATTCATACGCCCCTCCATTTGGGGGCTATAAACCTTCACCAGAGCCGAATCCGATGGAGATGTATAGACACATCTTCGAGAATCCAGCCATACGTGGAGACTGCATCAAGGCGTCGCCCAGATACGACTATAGAGGTGGTTTTGTGGAGGCTCTGAATAGACTCGGTTACAATGTCTACGGATTTGACCTGCAGTCCCAGGGTCTCTCTGAATCCGTCTCAGCACCAAGGTGTCATGTTCGTAGCTACAAGGACTACATTTATGATCTCTTGCAATTCATTAGTATTGTCAAGAGGGGCAAATTTGATGACTCCTCTGAAAAGtggaatgaaaaggttgtaTATGAGAACACTCCTACGGATAAAAAGACATTCTTGCTAGGATTTTCAATGGGAGGAAACATTTCCATGCGGGCTATTCAGGAGTTTTACAAGCATGCAAAAGAGGGAGCAAAATCTGTAGACGGCCTAATTGGTCTCTCGGCCATGTTAAGCCTGGAACACTACGTAGCTACCTGGACAAAATGGATTATGATTCAATTCTATAAGCTTTATGCATGGTCATTTCCAACTTGGGAGAATTCACACGACAAGCTGAGTAGACACGGAGAATCGTTTGGTAATTTTACGAGACACAGTGACCCGTTCTTCCTGTCCACTAGAATGTTATTACACACATCCAGACTTCTCTTTAGCGCTACAGAAGATGCCAACAAGGATGAGAATATGGCccattatccaaaggatttACCAACGCTATTCTTGCACACAAAGGATGATGCGAGATGTAACGCAAATGgtccaaggaagatggtTAACGAGAAACTAAAGGAGAGTAAAgttgcaaaatttgtagagTTGGAAGGTGCCTGTCACTATCTTAATTCATACCAATTATCTCGTGCTGTAATTCCACATGTAAAGGAATTCTTGGATCAGTATGCTTACTATTTTATTTCccattaa
- a CDS encoding conserved hypothetical protein (encoded by transcript BEWA_048710A) translates to MALSTFGLRMAMRLSRPAPKEEENSKVPYSRKQMSDTHGYLFLLLGISMATNLNTSLLTEKVFRCQNFANKCMGAYIVFTFTGAFALFFLINLNFSAMVLSVWLLVASHSMHVLVGMFGNGLMARNIFILGYGFNGALEALICFSGAGVISKLFLNSTYSMIYTGFPAGSIFLGTTQTILNRVVGTATISQMRKNLVLCHGCQALISTIAAIWATLLYIKYGHFVKDNEENKTEDEKKSESENKKPGISQKFADAIESFKYTRFYYSRLILVTFAYSMRYFFFPCLLPFVLDIPHHIKLICSLSLTLSEFISKLNSVNINEVINPSERSPSQSHDVFLLMRDAYLHFIAIASITSSALVLWSSLTGRHRFTQSPIFIFCFIVLMGISYGYLSTRSINGCKPVLDYYTKQRDNKGNPMVKEEIANGPGVSGVTTLTINMALVFISIFSNVTEGFIVRYKGSIAYILNNSKGELSMKAVDALLMQLKS, encoded by the coding sequence ATGGCGCTAAGTACATTCGGGCTTCGGATGGCCATGAGACTCTCTCGTCCGGCTccaaaggaagaggagaACAGCAAAGTGCCATACTCCAGGAAGCAGATGAGTGACACGCACGGATACCTCTTTCTACTCCTGGGCATCTCCATGGCTACAAACTTGAACACGAGTCTACTTACTGAAAAGGTCTTTAGGTGTCAGAACTTTGCCAACAAGTGCATGGGCGCCTACATCGTCTTCACCTTTACTGGAGCATTTGCGTTGTTCTTTCTGATAAACCTCAACTTTTCGGCCATGGTATTGAGTGTGTGGTTGTTAGTGGCGTCTCACTCGATGCATGTACTTGTGGGCATGTTTGGTAATGGTTTAATGGCCCgtaacatcttcatcctgGGCTATGGGTTTAACGGAGCGTTGGAGGCACTCATTTGTTTCTCGGGTGCTGGCGTCATCTCTAAACTATTTCTCAATTCAACCTACTCGATGATCTACACGGGGTTCCCTGCAGGTTCCATTTTCTTGGGAACCACCCAGACCATACTGAACCGTGTAGTCGGAACTGCCACAATTTCGCAAATGAGAAAGAACCTGGTCCTGTGCCACGGATGTCAAGCTTTAATATCAACCATAGCAGCTATTTGGGCTACACTCTTGTACATTAAATATGGGCATTTTGttaaggataatgaagagAACAAgactgaagatgaaaagaagtCCGAGAGTGAAAACAAGAAGCCCGGCATCAGCCAAAAGTTTGCCGATGCTATTGAAAGCTTTAAATATACGAGGTTCTACTATTCGAGGCTCATTTTGGTCACTTTCGCATACTCCATGAggtatttcttcttcccttGTCTATTGCCATTTGTACTGGACATTCCACACCATATCAAGCTCATTTGTTCTCTTTCACTTACGCTTTCAGAGTTTATATCAAAGCTAAACAGTGTGAATATCAACGAGGTTATAAATCCATCGGAAAGGAGTCCTTCTCAGTCTCATGATGTGTTTCTTTTAATGAGGGACGCTTATTTACACTTTATTGCTATTGCCTCCATTACATCTTCGGCGCTTGTCTTATGGTCGTCTTTGACTGGCAGGCATCGCTTTACACAGTCACccatattcatcttttGTTTTATCGTTCTCATGGGAATATCATACGGTTACTTGTCAACCAGGTCCATTAACGGTTGTAAGCCAGTGCTAGACTACTATACCAAACAGAGAGACAATAAGGGTAACCCAATGGTAAAAGAAGAGATTGCCAATGGCCCCGGAGTTTCTGGTGTCACCACTCTTACAATCAATATGGCTCTAGTGTTcatttcaatattttcaaatgtgACGGAAGGGTTTATAGTAAGGTATAAAGGTTCTATAGCCTACATTCTCAACAACAGCAAAGGAGAATTGTCCATGAAAGCTGTAGATGCTCTATTAATGCAGCTTAAATCATAA
- a CDS encoding hypothetical protein (encoded by transcript BEWA_048720A), translating to MMAVVDTKSQDNHLDVDIAKSADDELYKEVDGNGIEVKRECSVNILGFKKYIHRPKDKYIGGVRHNKEPLNFPYLDFKSGSYKEVDVYYLDYDEGNVLPLLIGLLNDGGSCDYYKRVKYDTPNSQWLEVDNVGTDGSKITEELESIFEEIKDIVVIKLDGTSGYYTNGDPSQPPKANPTTQVQVTQYTYETVYKKCVHKLPDKKLRVIYTRTSDKNIPFDPPVYGTGYSEVSVYFWEGDSSHAKPLLLELKPAPDTSSYYTNSNGKWVKQEGGHDNLEKNLDKQNCRWNNAYVVNIAKTDSYPCVCCSACEIQVTSVKAFGYIHCMHRVSTSFSVSKVMDGAFIQTGLPISTDIDVLNVYHYPAHLGKPLLIRYSSKGTDHCYMRDSRSKKSWSPVPGDKGITSASVDGWRNFSLLLDLYSPSLVIDIGRNGNGTYSSGDGEWSIRYTRTESPKGYHKVTHVTPSRILFFVKDFQFDGTFLAKVWIKSLVNSISVYFSTEEAKSKTPLMIEAQRKDGEYDYYCTIRNGDNRFWSPHLIHGNEEETLKERLDAIYAMEFPPSHTVAISIGIIVVVCLIIIGAHEGIRMATDPAKSFTARFLRMGTRFV from the coding sequence ATGATGGCAGTTGTAGATACAAAGAGTCAAGACAACCATTTGGACGTGGACATTGCCAAATCTGCAGACGATGAACTGTACAAAGAGGTCGATGGAAATGGCATAGAGGTCAAAAGGGAATGCTCTGTGAATATTCTAGGCTTCAAGAAATATATTCACAGACCAAAGGACAAATATATAGGCGGAGTAAGACACAATAAAGAGCCGCTAAATTTTCCTTATTTGGACTTTAAAAGTGGTAGTTATAAGGAGGTAGATGTATACTATCTGGATTATGACGAGGGGAATGTTCTCCCTCTGTTAATTGGACTTTTAAATGATGGAGGAAGTTGTGACTATTACAAACGTGTCAAATACGATACACCAAATTCTCAATGGCTAGAAGTGGATAATGTAGGCACAGATGGTAGCAAGATAACAGAAGAATTGGAGTCTATTTTTGAGGAAATAAAGGATATTGTTGTCATCAAGTTGGATGGAACTTCTGGTTATTATACCAATGGAGACCCTAGCCAGCCCCCAAAGGCTAATCCAACTACTCAAGTACAAGTGACACAGTACACATATGAAACTGTTTACAAAAAGTGTGTTCACAAGCTTCCAGATAAGAAGTTAAGAGTCATTTATACCAGGACTAGCGATAAGAATATACCATTTGATCCTCCTGTATATGGAACGGGGTATAGTGAGGTTTCGGTCTATTTTTGGGAGGGCGACAGTAGTCATGCCAAACCCCTCTTACTGGAACTTAAGCCAGCGCCAGATACTTCCTCATACTATACTAATTCGAATGGCAAATGGGTGAAGCAGGAGGGAGGACATGATAACCTTGAGAAGAATCTTGACAAACAAAACTGTAGATGGAACAATGCCTATGTTGTGAACATTGCGAAAACTGATAGCTACCCCTGTGTATGCTGTAGCGCCTGCGAAATTCAGGTGACCTCTGTCAAGGCCTTTGGCTACATTCACTGCATGCATAGAGTCAGCACATCATTCTCCGTTTCCAAGGTGATGGACGGGGCATTTATACAAACTGGGCTCCCTATCTCTACGGATATAGACGTACTAAATGTCTATCACTATCCTGCACATCTAGGAAAACCCCTCCTCATCCGCTATTCCTCCAAAGGGACCGATCATTGTTACATGAGAGACTCTCGGAGCAAGAAAAGTTGGAGTCCTGTCCCAGGTGATAAAGGGATAACCTCTGCAAGCGTAGATGGCTGGAGAAATTTTTCGCTACTGTTAGACCTATATTCACCATCCCTTGTCATAGATATTGGCAGAAATGGCAATGGAACGTATTCCAGTGGAGACGGCGAATGGAGCATTAGGTATACAAGAACAGAGAGTCCAAAGGGCTACCACAAAGTCACCCATGTGACGCCAAGTAGGATCCTCTTTTTTGTCAAGGACTTCCAGTTTGACGGTACATTTCTCGCCAAGGTTTGGATCAAGAGTCTTGTCAACAGCATTTCAGTCTACTTTTCGACTGAGGAGGCCAAGTCTAAGACTCCCCTAATGATTGAGGCGCAGAGGAAAGATGGAGAATACGACTATTACTGCACTATTAGGAATGGAGACAATAGGTTTTGGTCACCGCATTTAATCCATGGAAATGAAGAGGAAACTCTAAAGGAAAGGTTGGACGCCATTTATGCCATGGAATTCCCACCCTCTCATACTGTAGCAATCTCCATTGGGATCATAGTGGTGGTTTGTCTTATAATTATTGGTGCGCATGAAGGGATCAGGATGGCAACGGATCCAgccaaaagttttacagCGAGATTCCTCCGCATGGGCACAAGGTTTGTCTGA
- a CDS encoding hypothetical protein (encoded by transcript BEWA_048730A) translates to MISFFIDNTWRLKVMNVAKYLKCDIDKATFGLSWKSACKIPHDCLDNPTHFSNFTGSSWYGSRVDIDISKTTAKVGYFDSCRNQINIVKDQERFGNGYKTYTHKAHQGGDLIGGINYAGKDQTGFGNLNTAYNIELTVVYLYHDHDNQIPLVIMLKDSYVSTYYSRNDYFSSPFTWTRDFYFQYQLNPLSQISSKIKDFVVLKLDATNGNYFANGDSKPPEVNGHVRVSVISSIYEGIYDKYTHIPSGGISLLRPFLTIIEHTSIKFSDASYTKPSKEANVYYWSCDKDSVRPLIIELFSGSSTYYKFINDKNNKRWQNVTENTNIKNILDKENCERNKAHQIDISKTTGTTYPCLTPGCNIQITVSDLSISGYSRFSHHISDVSSNLSVARFKDRGVEQTGLPTVKGVHQIIVFSYPKDNRKPLLIHWKVPSSHKWFKRGSPNVNTWNEIDDNDSKKPKDDADHENILRILLDSYSPKVTIDSKTDTQTPYDPDSKPASKEDENGDAKGKVKVTSSSKESPDSSGAVTGGILGGLACLCLLGVLIWKVGPSVRTRLASRQPLL, encoded by the exons ATGATAAGTTTTTTCATAGACAATACATG GCGCTTGAAGGTTATGAATGTTGCAAAGTATTTAAAGTGTGATATAGACAAGGCTACATTTGGATTAAGCTGGAAGTCTGCATGTAAAATCCCCCATGATTGTCTAGACAatcctacacatttttcaaactttaCAG GATCATCCTGGTATGGTTCCCGTGTAGACATAGATATTAGCAAAACAACTGCTAAAGTAGGATATTTTGATTCTTGTAGAAACCAAATTAATATTGTAAAAGATCAGGAACGTTTCGGAAATGGATACAAAACATACACACACAAGGCACATCAAGGGGGAGATCTTATTGGTGGAATAAACTACGCTGGCAAGGATCAGACTGGATTTGGTAATTTAAACACCGCATATAATATAGAACTCACCGTAGTATATTTGTATCACGATCATGATAATCAGATACCACTTGTGATTATGCTAAAGGATAGCTATGTTTCCACTTACTACTCTAGGAATGACTATTTTTCAAGCCCTTTCACATGGACGAGAGATTTTTACTTTCAGTATCAACTCAACCCACTTTCACAGATTAGTTCGAAAATAAAGGATTTTGTGGTACTCAAACTTGATGCTACAAATGGGAACTACTTTGCAAATGGAGATTCCAAACCTCCTGAAGTTAACGGGCATGTTAGAGTATCAGTAATCTCGTCTATATATGAGGGTATATATGACAAATATACTCACATACCATCAGGAGGAATATCATTATTGAGGCCATTTTTGACTATAATTGAACATACGAGTATAAAATTCAGCGATGCTTCATATACAAAACCATCCAAAGAAGCTaatgtatattactggagtTGTGACAAAGATTCTGTTCGTCCTCTTATTATTGAACTGTTTTCCGGTTCCTCCACTTACTATAAGTTCATTAAtgataagaataataagAGATGGCAGAATGTTACAGAGAATACAAACATCAAGAATATACTTGATAAAGAGAATTGTGAAAGGAACAAAGCTCATCAAATTGATATCTCTAAAACTACGGGTACTACTTATCCCTGTTTAACTCCAGGTTGTAACATTCAGATTACTGTGTCAGATCTTTCCATTTCAGGATATTCCAGGTTCTCACATCACATCTCTGACGTTTCATCTAATCTTTCAGTTGCCAGGTTTAAAGACCGCGGCGTTGAACAAACAGGACTCCCAACCGTTAAGGGTGTACATCAGATTATTGTCTTCTCCTATCCTAAGGATAATAGAAAGCCCCTCCTTATTCACTGGAAAGTGCCTAGCAGTCATAAGTGGTTTAAAAGAGGCTCTCCTAATGTAAATACCTGGAATGAGATAGATGATAATGATTCTAAGAAACCTAAAGATGATGCTGACCATGAAAACATTTTGAGGATTCTCCTGGATTCCTATTCTCCCAAAGTTACCATAGACAGTAAGACTGATACACAAACTCCTTATGATCCCGATTCCAAACCAGCTtctaaagaagatgagaatggagatgCCAAGGGCAAGGTTAAAGTTACATCCTCTTCCAAAGAGTCTCCGGATTCTTCTGGAGCAGTAACTGGTGGAATACTAGGTGGCCTAGCCTGCTTATGCCTTCTTGGTGTTCTAATATGGAAGGTGGGACCTTCAGTGAGAACTCGTTTGGCCAGTAGACAACCCCTCTTGTAG